A stretch of Sebastes fasciatus isolate fSebFas1 chromosome 19, fSebFas1.pri, whole genome shotgun sequence DNA encodes these proteins:
- the agxt2 gene encoding alanine--glyoxylate aminotransferase 2, mitochondrial → MYKVVSSLRGRCAVLTGQSCCRFQLAGGALCQKSTFRHPPADVPDMPPCNFKPEEYTGMSKERMMEIRRQNCNPMIMKVTSYKRPVFIHQGHMQWLWDVDGRRYLDAFAGVATVSVGHCHPKVTAAAEQQLKRLWHTTNIYVFPPIHEYCEKLASYFPDPLKVIYLTNSGSEANDLAMLMARLHTGNFDIITLRGSYHGGSPQTIGLTSNAAYKYPIANGLGCSNTMCPDVFRGPWGGSHCRDSPVQTIRECSCAQGHCMANDQYIGQLKETFATSVPSRIAAFFGEPIQGVGGAVQYPKNYLKDAYKLVRERGGICIADEVQTGFGRTGSHLWGFQGHDVIPDMVTMAKGIGNGFPMGAVVTTPEIAASFTKGVHFNTFGGNPVACAIASSVLDTIQEDGTQQNSLNVGTYLMTELAKLRDKYEIIGDVRGKGLQIGVEMVKDKASRDPLPPEDIGELFEDMKDMGVLIGKGGIYGQTFRIKPPMCITMADADFLLAVFNKSIHNYMERR, encoded by the exons ATGTATAAAGTTGTCTCCTCTCTAAGGGGCCGTTGTGCAGTTTTAACAGGACAGTCCTGCTGTCGATTCCAATTGGCAGGTG GTGCATTATGTCAGAAATCAACCTTCAGACACCCTCCCGCAGACGTCCCAGATATGCCCCCATGCAATTTCAAACCGGAGGAATACACG GGTATGTCCAAGGAGCGGATGATGGAGATCCGCAGGCAGAACTGCAACCCCATGATCATGAAGGTTACCTCCTATAAGAGACCAGTGTTCATCCACCAGGGACACATGCAGTGGCTGTGGGATGTGGACGGGAGGCGATATCTGGATGCATTTGCTGGTGTGGCGACTGTCAGTGTGGGACACTGCCACCC GAAGGTGACAGCAGCCGCAGAGCAGCAGTTGAAGAGACTGTGGCATACTACAAACATCTACGTCTTTCCTCCTATCCATGAGTATTGTGAGAAACTAGCTTCCTACTTCCCAGATCCTCTTAAG GTGATATATCTGACCAACAGCGGCTCAGAAGCCAACGACCTGGCCATGTTGATGGCTCGGCTTCACACTGGCAACTTTGACATCATCACTCTCAG AGGATCATACCACGGTGGCAGCCCACAGACCATTGGTCTTACCTCCAACGCAGCGTATAAATACCCCATCGCCAATGGCTTAGGCTGCTCAAAT ACCATGTGTCCTGATGTATTCAGAGGTCCATGGGGAGGAAGCCACTGCAGGGACTCTCCTGTGCAGACCATCAGAGAATGTAGCTGTGCCCAAG GTCACTGCATGGCAAATGATCAATACATTGGACAGCTCAAAGAGACATTTGCTACTAGTGTCCCAAGTCGAATTGCTGCTTTCTTTGGAGAGCCGATTCAG GGAGTCGGAGGAGCTGTGCAGTACCCTAAAAACTACCTCAAGGATGCTTACAAACTTGtacgagagagaggagggatcTGCATTGCTGATGAG GTGCAGACTGGATTTGGGCGAACAGGAAGCCACCTCTGGGGTTTCCAAGGTCATGATGTCATTCCTGATATGGTAACGATGGCGAAGGGCATTGGTAATGGATTCCCAATGGGGGCTGTTGTTACAACACCAG AAATTGCGGCCTCATTTACCAAGGGGGTTCACTTCAACACCTTTGGAGGAAATCCTGTTGCTTGTGCCATTGCTTCATCAGTGCTCGAT ACTATCCAAGAAGACGGCACACAGCAGAACAGTCTTAACGTGGGCACCTATCTGATGACAGAACTGGCAAAACTCAGAGACAAGTATGAGATTATCGGTGATGTCCGTGGAAAAGGCCTGCAGATCGGTGTGGAAATGGTCAAAGACAAG GCAAGCAGGGACCCGCTGCCTCCTGAGGACATTGGTGAGCTCTTTGAGGACATGAAGGACATGGGAGTCCTGATTGGAAAAGGAGGAATCTACGGACAG ACCTTCCGTATCAAACCACCAATGTGCATCACGATGGCAGACGCAGATTTCTTGCTGGCAGTTTTTAACAAGTCCATCCACAACTACATGGAAAGAAGATGA
- the LOC141756882 gene encoding alanine--glyoxylate aminotransferase 2, mitochondrial-like — protein sequence MYKVVSSLSGRCAVLTGQSCYSPVSAKLHLGSGAVCQKSALKSRPADLPEMPSCNFTPEEYKGMSKERMMEIRRQNCNPVTMKITYYKKPMFIHQGHMQWLWDVDGNRYLDLFAGVATVSLGHCHPKVTADIERQLKRLWHTTNIYVHPTLHEYCEKLASHLPDPLKVIYLTNSGSEANDLAMLMARLHTGNFDLITFRGSYHGGTQQTMGLTSNSAYKYPIATSLGCTHVMSPDVFRGPWGGSHCRDSPVQTIRDCSCAQGHCMANDKYIGDLKESFATSLPSRIAGFFAEPIQGMGGAVQYPKNYLKEAYKLVRERGGICISDEVQTGFGRTGNHFWGFQGHDVMPDMVTMAKGIGNGFPIGAVVTTPEIAASFGKASHFNTFGGSPLACAVASSVLDTIKEDGTQQNSLNVGTYLMTELAKLRDKYEIIGDVRGKGLQIGVEMVKDKASRDPLPTQAMSEIFEDIKDMGVLIGKGGVYGQTFRFQPPMCITKEDVDFFLAVFNKAVHNYMDSK from the exons ATGTATAAAGTCGTTTCTTCTCTAAGTGGCCGCTGTGCCGTTTTAACAGGACAATCCTGCTATTCACCTGTTTCGGCCAAACTTCACCTGGGAAGTG GTGCAGTATGTCAGAAATCAGCCCTCAAATCTCGTCCTGCAGATCTCCCAGAGATGCCCTCATGCAATTTCACACCAGAGGAATACAAG GGTATGTCCAAAGAGCGGATGATGGAGATCCGCAGGCAGAACTGCAACCCCGTGACCATGAAGATTACCTACTATAAGAAACCGATGTTCATCCACCAGGGACACATGCAGTGGCTGTGGGATGTGGACGGGAACAGATATCTGGACCTATTTGCTGGTGTGGCGACTGTCAGTTTGGGCCACTGCCACCC GAAGGTGACAGCAGATATAGAGAGGCAGTTGAAGAGACTGTGGCATACTACAAACATCTACGTCCATCCTACTCTGCATGAGTATTGTGAGAAACTAGCTTCCCACCTGCCGGATCCTCTGAAG GTGATATATCTCACCAACAGCGGCTCAGAAGCCAACGACCTGGCCATGTTGATGGCTCGACTTCACACTGGCAACTTTGACCTCATCACTTTCAG AGGATCATACCATGGTGGCACCCAACAGACCATGGGTCTAACCTCCAACTCAGCATATAAATACCCCATCGCCACTAGCTTAGGCTGCacacat GTCATGAGTCCTGATGTGTTCAGAGGTCCGTGGGGAGGAAGCCACTGCAGGGACTCTCCTGTGCAGACCATCAGAGACTGTAGCTGTGCTCAAG GTCATTGCATGGCAAATGACAAATACATTGGAGATCTCAAAGAGTCATTCGCTACTAGTCTCCCAAGTCGAATTGCTGGTTTCTTTGCAGAGCCGATTCAG GGAATGGGAGGAGCCGTGCAGTACCCTAAAAACTACCTCAAGGAGGCTTACAAacttgtgagagagagaggaggaatctGCATTTCCGATGAG GTCCAGACTGGATTTGGGCGAACAGGAAACCACTTCTGGGGTTTCCAAGGTCATGACGTCATGCCCGATATGGTTACAATGGCGAAGGGCATTGGTAATGGATTCCCAATTGGAGCTGTTGTTACAACACCAG AAATTGCTGCCTCCTTCGGTAAGGCCTCCCACTTCAACACCTTTGGAGGAAGTCCTTTGGCTTGTGCTGTTGCTTCATCAGTGCTGGAT ACTATCAAAGAAGACGGCACACAGCAGAACAGTCTGAATGTGGGCACCTATCTGATGACAGAATTGGCAAAACTCAGAGACAAGTATGAGATTATCGGTGATGTCCGTGGAAAAGGCCTGCAGATCGGTGTGGAAATGGTCAAAGACAAG GCCAGCAGAGACCCGTTGCCTACTCAGGCAATGAGTGAGATCTTTGAGGACATAAAGGACATGGGAGTCCTGATAGGGAAAGGAGGAGTCTACGGACAG ACCTTCCGCTTCCAACCCCCCATGTGCATCACGAAGGAGGATGTCGATTTCTTCCTGGCAGTTTTTAACAAGGCCGTCCACAACTACATGGACAGCAAATGA
- the tmem267 gene encoding transmembrane protein 267, producing MQGFYSKLDSSAASSPLLGVGLGGEGAPVPLSLAVETEKAQALLQTFSSASLLASAGLGMFCVVADHALQLSVIQNHLWLRAALDNATHGLVGLWSWAVVIGLRKKSDLYEVLLAGLLASIIDLDHFYMAGSLSLKAAVSLPQRPPLHCSSLIPILCLSLRFLMWIGRLKDAWCSLPWMLFISMATHHVRDAVRHGLWVCPFGNTAPLPYWLYISTTATLPHLCSVLMYLTGTRDVISTKHGVAIDV from the exons ATGCAAGGATTCTACTCCAAGCTCGACTCCTCCGCCGCCTCGTCCCCGTTATTGGGGGTGGGCCTCGGGGGAGAAGGTGCTCCCGTGCCTCTCAGCCTGGCTGTGGAGACGGAGAAAGCTCAGGCCCTCCTACAGACATTCAGCTCCGCCTCTCTGCTGGCGTCAGCAGGACTCGGTATGTTCTGTGTGGTGGCGGACCACGCCCTCCAGCTTTCCGTCATCCAGAACCACCTGTGGCTGCGTGCTGCCTTGGACAACGCCACGCACGGATTGGTGGGGCTGTGGTCATGGGCAGTTGTTATTGGACTAAGGAAAAAGAGTGATTTGTATGAGGTGCTGCTTGCTGGTCTTCTGGCATCAATCATAGACCTGGACCACTTCTACATGGCCGGATCCCTGTCACTCAAG GCTGCCGTCTCACTCCCTCAGCGTCCGCCTCTTCACTGTTCGTCCCTCATCCCCAtcctctgcctctccctccgCTTCCTCATGTGGATCGGACGCCTCAAAGATGCTTGGTGCTCCTTGCCGTGGATGCTTTTCATATCCATGGCGACGCACCACGTCCGCGATGCCGTGCGCCACGGCCTGTGGGTGTGCCCGTTCGGCAACACGGCGCCGCTCCCCTACTGGCTGTACATCAGCACCACGGCGACGCTCCCTCACCTGTGTTCGGTGCTCATGTATCTGACGGGAACCAGGGACGTGATCTCCACCAAACACGGGGTGGCCATCGATGTATAG